One window of the Eucalyptus grandis isolate ANBG69807.140 chromosome 8, ASM1654582v1, whole genome shotgun sequence genome contains the following:
- the LOC120287407 gene encoding protein ACCELERATED CELL DEATH 6-like: MDIELSIGEEDVDWRSRRERINNALAATQTVVQQYPAKVHALARKLGEVINGADVEEFISTIERLANQAHPSVILNFQGLSRGSLLHIAAGVGKVDILRLLVDFVPDHLIASQDDWGNTPFHISARAGESRAAAMLIRRARDLPDPILRMKNKHGNTALHEAVLNRHVNMVQLLVREDLEPVYWKNLDKKSPLYLALDTGDSTILEFLLSLSLETSRIQGLPPVHGAILRSDYELVAKLFKRNMKLFAMTDSGGGNVFHIAALLNEARVFEHLQPETEYLVQERDVNGDLPIHIASKMGNVELIKKLQPVSQLLNGQGQAILHIAAKYGRTSVVRYILSDPELGMLINERDNAGNTPLHLAAMYSQPGALVYLVQDERIQLFLLNHKRLTAFGIALDGIKDKYVFRKKMAFMVLRAASAVNRDIIVQRPEVRNKEYPIYGSNAWKPDMDDMKDLINTRLLVAALVVTVTFAAGFTVPGGFNSIDTASKDDQGMATMLDKRMFQAFVICNTIAMIFSMTAVVNLMLAQQKDAHKALTAYVHSKLQLIVALLAMSIAFLTGVTLTVGKLPWLANTIFYLGLVILLINSGTKLLGFPYFYLTSRLRIRSMTYWLFLASIYWWGIETFHYDDWEEDGTASQTSVGQPQDGAANRFTNNSATMKCLDGANPPNH; this comes from the exons ATGGACATAGAGCTATCTATAGGAGAGGAGGATGTTGACTGGAGGAGTCGACGGGAGAGAATAAATAATGCATTGGCGGCTACACAAACCGTGGTGCAACAATATCCAGCGAAAGTGCACGCACTTGCTCGCAAACTGGGGGAGGTCATCAATGGCGCCGACGTTGAAGAGTTCATTTCCACGATCGAAAGGCTTGCCAATCAAGCCCATCCGTCTGTCATTCTCAATTTCCAGGGGCTATCGAGGGGTTCCTTGCTCCACATTGCAGCAGGAGTTGGCAAGGTCGACATCCTAAGGCTCCTAGTTGATTTTGTCCCTGACCACCTCATAGCCAGCCAAGATGATTGGGGAAATACCCCCTTCCACATTTCTGCTAGGGCCGGGGAATCTAGAGCCGCCGCAATGTTGATTCGCCGGGCAAGAGACCTCCCTGACCCAATCCTGAGGATGAAGAACAAACATGGAAACACCGCTTTGCATGAGGCCGTGCTTAATCGTCATGTCAACATGGTGCAACTTTTGGTGAGAGAAGATTTGGAACCCGTGTATTGGAAGAACTTGGATAAAAAATCTCCCCTGTACCTGGCCCTTGACACCGGCGACTCCACAATACTTGagtttttactttctctctcgctcgaaACATCAAGGATACAAGGCTTGCCGCCCGTTCATGGTGCTATTCTGCGTTCTGACTATG AATTAGTTGCCAAGCTATTCAAAAGGAACATGAAGCTATTTGCAATGACCGACTCCGGAGGCGGTAATGTATTCCACATAGCAGCTCTCTTGAACGAGGCTAGAGTATTCGAACACTTACAACCAGAAACAGAATATTTGGTTCAAGAACGGGACGTGAATGGGGATCTTCCCATTCATATTGCGAGCAAGATGGGAAATGTTGAACTGATCAAGAAGCTACAACCGGTATCACAGTTGCTAAACGGGCAAGGACAAGCTATTCTTCATATTGCAGCAAAATATGGGAGAACTTCAGTTGTGAGATATATACTCAGCGATCCAGAATTGGGGATGCTGATAAATGAAAGAGATAATGCCGGAAATACACCATTGCACTTGGCCGCAATGTATTCACAACCCGGTGCCTTGGTTTATCTTGTGCAGGATGAAAGAATTCAGCTCTTCCTTCTCAACCACAAACGCTTGACTGCTTTTGGCATTGCTCTAGATGGCATCAAAGATAAGTATGTGTTTCGAAAG AAAATGGCTTTCATGGTGTTAAGGGCTGCATCGGCCGTGAACAGAGACATAATCGTACAAAGGCCAGAAGTTCGAAATAAAGAGTATCCGATATATGGCAGTAATGCGTGGAAGCCAGACATGGACGACATGAAGGATCTGATCAACACCCGTCTGCTGGTGGCAGCGCTTGTGGTCACTGTGACTTTCGCAGCTGGTTTCACAGTTCCTGGAGGATTTAACAGCATTGACACGGCCTCCAAAGATGACCAAGGCATGGCTACAATGCTGGACAAGAGAATGTTCCAGGCTTTCGTGATTTGCAACACCATTGCGATGATCTTCTCAATGACCGCGGTCGTCAACCTCATGTTGGCGCAGCAAAAAGACGCCCACAAGGCGTTAACTGCATACGTGCACTCAAAACTGCAGCTTATAGTTGCACTCTTGGCGATGTCCATCGCTTTCTTAACTGGCGTCACCTTGACTGTTGGCAAACTCCCATGGCTTGCTAACaccatattttatttgggactcgTTATCCTCCTGATTAACTCAGGTACTAAATTGTTAGGGTTCCCTTACTTCTACCTGACCAGCCGTCTTCGAATCCGTTCGATGACATACTGGCTTTTTCTCGCTTCCATTTATTGGTGGGGAATTGAGACTTTCCATTATGATGACTGGGAAGAGGATGGGACGGCGAGCCAGACCTCTGTAGGTCAGCCTCAAGATGGTGCTGCGAATCGATTCACTAACAACTCGGCGACAATGAAATGTTTGGACGGCGCAAATCCTCCCAATCACTAG